The sequence GTCTTGACATAGCTGAATATGTAATCCCATCTACCACAGTTCAATCCCACAGAGTGATCCCTCAGCTCATAAAGTATTTCATTCATTTGAAACACTGCTGGAAGTGTTTCAATTAGTACGGTGGCCCTGATGCTGCCCCTCTCTATCCCTGCCATCTTTTCTGCCCTCTCAAATACACTGTTCCATATTTTAGCTTCCCTACAAATCACATATTAGACCAGACCGTTTGTAAGATTGTGATGTAGTAGGTGAAGGTATTAAGCCAAATCCATGGTCAAACAAGAGAAGTCCATCCCTAAGTTATGAAAGAACACTCCAAGAACATCATATTTCAAAATCATATTTTAAAAGCTCTCTAAAATGGCTAGAAAATAAGATAACTAACTCGTTAATTCTAGAATAATACTAATTATTAACTAATCTAAATAAACAACTAAACAAATATTAACTAAAATATACTAATTGTCTAATAACTCTTCCAATCAGATTGTTTTAATGTGGTGATCTGAATTTATTATAACCCCGGTATAAAGGCCCTTGGATTTGGCTTTCAAAAGAGAGTTTTCTTGGAAGTCTTAGATGATTAGATTAGGTTTATGGGATCTATACTTTCTAGACACGATACTAATTCTCAATACAGAGTAGGTGTTCATTCTTTACATATTTCTAGCCTATTTTATCAGAGACAATTATGCATCATCTACAAGAGACTCTCATTGCAAACAGAACTCAATTTCTCAAAACTTGCCCAATTGGTTACAGAATAATATTTGGATGAAGTTTTACCTGGAGTGCTCCATTTTGGGAAGGTAAAAGAAAGGGCCATAACCTTGACCTTGAGAGCGTCGAAAATTAGCATGGTTGTGGAAAAAATAGAGCCCAAAATCCACAAGACAGCCGGTTGCAGGCTCGCCGTCAATGAAGATATGAGCCTCTGGCAAATGCCAACCTCGAGGGCGGACAAAGAGCTTTGCTGTCTGATCATTCAGCTTATAAACCCTGTTTCTAGCTCTGTCATGGAAACTTATAGTCCCATCCACTGCATCCTTAAGATTAATTTGCCCCCTCATCAGATTCTCCCAATTTGGTGACAGTGCATCTTCAAAGTCCGCCTGTTTccattttcatttgttttttcatCAAACTTCATTCTTTTATTTCATGAAGTCCACAAGTTAAGAGAAGCAAATAAATGCCAATTGCAGAGAATAGACATTGAAACTTAGTTCCATAACAGTGTTTTAAGTGCTATCTACACCGACTGATTTAGTATAGGTGCAAGGCGTGGACTTCAtgctttttatatatatatatatatatatatatataaaactgaAATAATACCGGCCCTATAATTGTTATTCAGCCCACTAGACCAGTTCGAGCTCATGACTATCTACTGTCTACAAACggtttattattaaaaagaacaAGTTTTTGATTGTTCTGAGGGACAGTGGGACAGATAACATACTTCCAGGCATTTCAAGATCTTAAATAACAAACAAAGTCTTtaggaaagaaaaggaagagagaaCAGACCATGAAAACTTTAGCTCCAGAATTGAGTGCGTTGATGATCATCTTCCGCTCCACAGGTCCGGTGATCTCCACTCTCCGGTCAGCAACTGCCGGAGGGACAGGGGCACATGTCCACTCAGAATCTCTTATATACTTAGTCGCCGGATCAAACCCCGGTAACCCCCCTTCATTATACCTCCTCTTGGCTTCTCTACGGCATTCCATCGAATACTTGATGTGGTTTCTAAAAGTTCTCTGTAAATCAGCCACAAACAGCAAGGCTTCCTTGTTGAGAATTTTGGCAAATTCTTCATCATAGCGTCCTCGAATGTCCACTCCCTCTGGAACATCGTAGCCTCTGCTGCTACCCTTCTTCGTTAATCCTGATTCAGAATATATCCCAAGCGATCCCATCTTGGTTCTACGTTGTTCCTCAAGTAAAATGTATTCGGTGGGTTTGTAGAGAGGTTAGGTGTCTGTATAAATATGAAGCACATTTCTGAGTAGGATAGGAATGTTGAAGATTATCGTTATGGAGGTTGATGGCGGTATTCTATCTAAATGGAAAATAATAGCTGATGACGCGAAAAAGATAACAACCCAATCCACCATTTATTGAGTTCCGTGCCAACATTGGGAACTGCAATAGCGTGAATCAAGAAGAAGATATGGTGGGTTTTGTCGGTTTTCATAAGTCCGGTGAATTGGAAAGATAAAGAAAtggagaagaaggaagaaaatttaaaaacatgaagaagaatgaaagtgatgaagaaaataagaaaatatagaGATTAAGAATGGGTGCAAGAAATTGATCTCTGCATgcatattttgatttatgttaCATATACTTGTTAATTGAGTTAAACTTATATTAGGTTATATTAATGATAGAGATTAAGAAGAAAGAATAATAGGAAAAGAATCATCACTTGATgattttactttaaaaaaatctatattttttctttatttgtgtgatgaagaaaataaaattgtgGTGGTTAAGTACTTCTTAAACAGCTCCTAAGTATCACTTAAAAAATAAGCAGAAAtggagaaagaggaagaaagggaaaaagaagagaaaatggagaagaagagaagtgaaaggaaaaaaaaaaaaagagagatagGTTTCAGTGGGAGAGGAGAAAACAAagagaataaataaaatatagcaaaataataataataataataataaataaccAGTCGAAAACATTTCCAAAATATAGCCAAATCTATTGTACCATGTATAGTTATTTAAACTTCTTCTAGTTTCAATTTTGTTGGTTAGATTTATCTGAATTTCTCTtttataaattcaaattaatttgTATCTATGTTTTTAGGAATTAAACTATTATACCATTTAATTGGAGTGGTATATGGATAATTGAATTGCAAGAGATTTGGGTCGTAAATATGCTAGTATATAGTTCTGAGTTTTACAagtttttgaataatttttgaAGAAACTCATAAGTTTAAACGAAGTACGAGGAGGAGGAATCGAAAAAAAGGTAATACTAGAGTTATAGGTTTTTAAGTAATTGGTGGTTGAGATAAGTTGGATCGTATGTGTCTATATAGTAGATGATGGATGTGTATGTAAGGAACTATGAAGATAAGgtaggataagagaattttagattttagatCTTGTCATTGTTTAGATGAAAGTAGTTGAATGGAAAAAATGTTGAGATAATCAACAAAAAGATAATTTCTTAGCATTGTCGACGATTTGCCATGGACATTGATACAAGAAGATAGAATTAGTGATTAGAGTCGAAAGGTAGTTGATAGACGACCATTCTTGGTGGTACATATCATATCAAAAATCAAGATTGAAAGATGATATATTCTTCGAAGAGACTATTGGTATATGGTTTGGAGTCTTGCGACAAACGTGGTCTACATGCTAGATAATGGACAATCTTTTGGATTTGTTGAGTTTAATGGATATTTATCTAAGATTAGTTAAGGATAAGAGTGTTTATTATTATTCCTACATCAAATGGTGAAAAACATAAGCCTACAGAAACAGTTTGGGAGATGAAATGAGAGTTCAACAATTGTCGATGATGTTAGAGTCTTAGACCAAAATATGAGAAAACTGCTtacatattttatataataGAGTTCTGTGAAAAGACAGTAAACCACTATTTCATTAATAGTTTATGCTACATTTGTCAATATGTTACAGTTGAAAGATTATG comes from Cucumis melo cultivar AY chromosome 12, USDA_Cmelo_AY_1.0, whole genome shotgun sequence and encodes:
- the LOC103484282 gene encoding malate synthase, glyoxysomal, yielding MGSLGIYSESGLTKKGSSRGYDVPEGVDIRGRYDEEFAKILNKEALLFVADLQRTFRNHIKYSMECRREAKRRYNEGGLPGFDPATKYIRDSEWTCAPVPPAVADRRVEITGPVERKMIINALNSGAKVFMADFEDALSPNWENLMRGQINLKDAVDGTISFHDRARNRVYKLNDQTAKLFVRPRGWHLPEAHIFIDGEPATGCLVDFGLYFFHNHANFRRSQGQGYGPFFYLPKMEHSREAKIWNSVFERAEKMAGIERGSIRATVLIETLPAVFQMNEILYELRDHSVGLNCGRWDYIFSYVKTFQAHPDRLLPDRVLVGMTQHFMRSYSDLLIRTCHRRGVHAMGGMAAQIPIRDDPKANEVALELVRKDKLREVKAGHDGTWAAHPGLIPACMEVFSNNMGNAPNQIRSMRHDDAANLTEEDLLQRPRGVRTMEGLRLNTRVGIQYLAAWLTGAGSVPLYNLMEDAATAEISRVQNWQWLKYGVELDGDGLGVRVNKELFGRVVEEEMERIEREVGKERFKKGMYKEACKMFTRQCTAPNLDDFLTLDAYNYIVIHHPRELSKL